The Vescimonas coprocola genome includes a window with the following:
- a CDS encoding threonine synthase: MKNVKYGKCVRCGKTYEATPDLTNCQCGGILDIVYDYDYIKSVLTKEKLARRENRSMWRYRELLPVEETTPDTPLRVGWSPLYDEPNLARALGIRKLWVKDDGQNPTASLKDRASAMAVAKAYEAGAKTIACSSTGNAASSLAGNAAAAGFKTYIFVPERAPKGKIAQLMIFGANVISVKGNYEETFKMSAEAIEKYGWYNRNAAINPYLSEGKKTVALEIAEQLNWEMPDYLAISVGDGCTIAGVWKGFKDLYAIGFIDKLPRLISAQSYGCYPINRAIQENKPWEPMEENTIADSISVGVPRNADKALAAIRESKGLAICVTDEEILAAQRLLGRTCGVFGEPAGVTGTAALKKACEQGLIEKDATVVSVVTGNGLKDVANAIKSAGEPLHIEPDLDLMVKGFAQRGVTVE, encoded by the coding sequence ATGAAAAACGTGAAATACGGAAAGTGCGTCCGCTGCGGCAAAACCTATGAGGCCACTCCGGATCTGACCAACTGCCAGTGCGGCGGTATTCTGGACATCGTCTACGACTACGACTACATCAAGTCCGTCCTCACCAAGGAGAAGCTGGCCCGGCGGGAGAACCGCTCCATGTGGCGCTACCGGGAGCTGCTGCCGGTGGAGGAAACTACCCCTGATACCCCTCTGCGGGTGGGCTGGAGCCCTCTGTACGACGAGCCTAATCTGGCCCGTGCGCTGGGGATCCGCAAGCTGTGGGTGAAGGATGACGGTCAGAACCCCACGGCGTCCCTGAAGGATCGGGCCAGTGCCATGGCCGTGGCCAAGGCCTATGAGGCGGGCGCCAAGACCATCGCCTGCTCCTCTACCGGCAACGCCGCCAGCTCTCTGGCGGGCAACGCCGCCGCTGCGGGCTTCAAGACCTATATCTTCGTGCCGGAGCGGGCTCCCAAGGGCAAGATAGCCCAGCTGATGATCTTCGGGGCCAATGTCATCTCCGTCAAGGGCAACTACGAGGAGACCTTCAAGATGTCCGCCGAGGCCATCGAGAAGTACGGCTGGTACAACCGCAACGCTGCCATCAACCCGTATCTCTCCGAAGGGAAAAAGACCGTGGCTCTGGAGATCGCCGAGCAGCTGAACTGGGAGATGCCGGACTATCTGGCTATCTCCGTGGGCGACGGCTGCACCATCGCCGGCGTGTGGAAGGGCTTCAAGGATCTGTATGCCATCGGCTTCATCGACAAGCTGCCCCGGCTCATCTCCGCCCAGTCCTACGGCTGCTATCCCATCAACCGGGCCATTCAGGAGAATAAGCCCTGGGAGCCGATGGAGGAGAACACCATTGCCGACTCCATCTCCGTGGGTGTACCCCGCAATGCCGACAAGGCACTGGCGGCCATTCGGGAGTCCAAGGGCCTTGCTATCTGCGTCACCGACGAGGAGATCCTGGCGGCGCAGCGGCTGCTGGGCCGCACCTGCGGCGTGTTCGGTGAGCCTGCCGGTGTCACCGGTACGGCGGCGCTGAAGAAGGCCTGTGAGCAGGGCCTCATCGAGAAGGATGCCACGGTGGTATCGGTGGTCACCGGCAACGGCCTGAAGGACGTGGCCAACGCCATCAAGTCCGCCGGGGAGCCTCTGCACATCGAGCCGGATCTGGATCTGATGGTGAAGGGCTTTGCCCAGCGGGGCGTCACCGTGGAATAA
- a CDS encoding YlcI/YnfO family protein produces MRKFKIPSPPSSTTKSIRFPNTVIREVEEAIQGTDCTFNAFVVEAVRVALENLREED; encoded by the coding sequence ATGCGTAAATTCAAGATCCCCAGTCCACCCAGTTCTACCACGAAATCCATCCGCTTTCCCAACACTGTCATCAGGGAGGTGGAGGAGGCCATTCAGGGAACGGACTGCACCTTCAACGCCTTTGTGGTGGAGGCGGTGCGGGTGGCACTGGAGAATTTACGGGAAGAAGACTGA
- a CDS encoding pyridoxal-5-phosphate-dependent protein subunit beta has product MIDLSINKVGLEHNIQKAKENHIIIPTIAQMQNPDLIPEKIKAKLSTTGLWDVDPVNLFRISWHNEAKETGGLFQAVPNYVEIPTKLSGVPCRIVAMSGKWFPTGCHKVGASFGCLAPRLVTGQFDATYHHAVWPSTGNYCRGGAFNSKLLACESVAILPQDMSRERFDWLKSIAGQIIATPGCESNVKEIFDKTWELKKDPTMMIFNQFAEMGNPLWHYNVTGYALADLFEAIKKPGQNFAGACFTSGSAGTMSAGDLLKERYPHLKLAVGEALQCPTILDNGFGGHRIEGIGDKHIPWIHNVKNTDMAIAIDDEDSQRLLRLFNTPEGKQYMKDELGMSAEEIEKMSWLGISGIANVLCCIKMAKYYELTENDVVATVLTDSAVMYGSRIEELNQQHGAYNAHEAALDHAVHMLGLKTDSMLELTYTERKRVHNLKYYTWVEQQGMDVEDLNAQWYDTKNTWDAVHAQAKELDQLICEFNEATGLLKAL; this is encoded by the coding sequence ATGATCGATCTGTCCATCAACAAGGTTGGCTTGGAGCATAACATCCAGAAGGCCAAGGAGAACCACATTATCATCCCCACCATTGCTCAGATGCAGAACCCCGATCTGATCCCGGAGAAGATCAAGGCCAAGCTTTCCACCACCGGCCTGTGGGACGTGGATCCCGTGAACCTGTTCCGTATTTCCTGGCACAACGAGGCCAAGGAGACCGGCGGCCTGTTCCAGGCGGTCCCCAACTATGTGGAGATCCCCACCAAGCTCTCCGGCGTTCCCTGCCGTATCGTTGCCATGTCCGGCAAGTGGTTCCCCACCGGCTGCCACAAGGTGGGCGCTTCCTTCGGCTGTCTGGCTCCCCGTCTGGTGACCGGACAGTTTGACGCCACCTATCATCACGCCGTATGGCCCTCCACCGGCAACTACTGCCGTGGCGGCGCCTTCAACTCCAAGCTGCTGGCCTGCGAGTCCGTGGCGATCCTGCCGCAGGATATGTCCCGTGAGCGCTTTGACTGGCTCAAGAGCATCGCCGGTCAGATCATCGCTACCCCCGGCTGCGAGTCCAACGTCAAGGAGATTTTTGATAAGACCTGGGAGCTGAAGAAGGATCCCACTATGATGATCTTCAACCAGTTCGCTGAGATGGGCAACCCCCTGTGGCACTACAACGTTACCGGCTACGCTCTGGCAGACCTGTTCGAGGCCATCAAGAAGCCCGGTCAGAACTTCGCCGGCGCCTGTTTCACCTCCGGCTCCGCCGGCACCATGTCCGCCGGCGATCTGCTGAAGGAGCGCTATCCCCATCTGAAGCTGGCCGTGGGCGAGGCTCTGCAGTGCCCCACCATTCTGGATAACGGCTTCGGCGGCCACCGCATCGAGGGCATCGGTGACAAGCACATCCCTTGGATCCACAATGTGAAGAACACCGACATGGCCATCGCCATCGACGACGAGGACTCCCAGCGCCTGCTGCGCCTGTTCAACACCCCGGAGGGCAAGCAGTACATGAAGGACGAGCTGGGCATGAGCGCCGAGGAGATCGAGAAGATGAGCTGGCTGGGCATCTCCGGCATCGCCAATGTGCTGTGCTGCATCAAGATGGCCAAGTACTATGAGCTCACCGAGAACGACGTGGTGGCCACCGTCCTCACCGACTCCGCCGTGATGTACGGCAGCCGCATTGAGGAGCTGAACCAGCAGCACGGCGCCTACAACGCCCACGAGGCTGCTCTGGATCACGCCGTGCATATGCTGGGTCTCAAGACCGACAGTATGCTGGAGCTGACCTACACCGAGCGCAAGCGTGTCCACAACCTGAAGTACTACACTTGGGTGGAGCAGCAGGGTATGGACGTGGAGGACCTGAACGCCCAGTGGTACGACACCAAGAACACTTGGGATGCCGTTCACGCTCAGGCCAAGGAGCTGGATCAGCTGATCTGCGAGTTCAACGAGGCCACCGGCCTGCTGAAGGCTCTGTAA
- a CDS encoding helix-turn-helix transcriptional regulator, which produces METRRLETLKQIAAGVAAQFGSNCEVVIHDVSGNRPDHTIVHIENGHVSGRKVGDGASQVVLDQLARQDEQPKDHLCYLTRTPDGKILKSSSLYIRNSRGGVVAIFSINYDVSGLMMIQNTIGELLSTRDKEQTEPERIINVNAVLDELIDQSVAMVGKPVALMNKEDKVRAIQFLNQSGAFLVTKSGDKVAKYFGISKYTLYSYIDANKDGDK; this is translated from the coding sequence ATGGAGACAAGACGGCTGGAAACGCTGAAGCAGATCGCCGCCGGTGTGGCGGCCCAGTTCGGGAGCAACTGCGAGGTGGTGATCCACGACGTATCGGGCAACCGGCCGGATCACACCATCGTACACATCGAAAACGGCCATGTATCCGGCCGTAAGGTGGGCGACGGAGCGTCGCAGGTGGTGCTGGACCAATTGGCCCGGCAGGACGAGCAGCCAAAGGATCACCTGTGCTATCTGACCCGTACCCCGGATGGCAAGATCCTCAAGTCCTCGTCGCTGTACATCCGCAACAGCCGGGGCGGCGTGGTAGCCATCTTCTCCATCAACTATGATGTGTCGGGGCTGATGATGATCCAGAACACCATCGGGGAGCTGCTTTCTACCCGTGACAAGGAGCAGACGGAGCCGGAGCGCATCATCAACGTCAACGCCGTCCTCGACGAGCTCATCGACCAGTCGGTGGCCATGGTGGGAAAGCCTGTGGCCCTGATGAACAAGGAGGACAAGGTTCGGGCCATCCAGTTTCTGAACCAGTCGGGGGCCTTTCTGGTGACCAAGTCCGGCGACAAAGTGGCAAAATACTTCGGTATTTCCAAATATACCCTATATTCCTACATCGACGCAAACAAAGACGGAGACAAATGA
- a CDS encoding YgeY family selenium metabolism-linked hydrolase, translated as MDFEAIKKAAEGYKPAMVKFLRDMIAIPSESCEEKGVVHRIAEEMKALGYDKVEFDKLGNVIGWMGEGDKIIALDSHVDTVGIGNRDNWEADPYQGYETDDIIYGRGGSDQEGGMASATYGARIMKDLGLIPAGYKIMVVGSVQEEDCDGMCWQSIVNEYFNGPDDARSKVEFVISTEPTDGGIYRGHRGRMEIRVDMHGVSCHGSAPERGDNAIHKMAEVIQNVRDLNENPADDSVEIKGLVKMLDPKYNPEHWEDARFLGRGTCTTSQIFYTSPSRCAVADSCAISIDRRMTAGETYQSCLKEIEDLPACKKYAKDVKVSMYMYDRPAWTGHVYKTECFFPTWINKESAPHVQALVDAYHNLWGTERIGADEKAMSTRTGRPLTDKWTFSTNGVSIQGRYGIPCVGFGPGAESQAHAPNEITWKQDLVTCAALYAAVPGLYKPENKDGSATSFRQELTGNDIK; from the coding sequence ATGGATTTCGAAGCCATCAAAAAAGCAGCCGAGGGCTATAAGCCCGCTATGGTCAAGTTCCTGCGGGACATGATCGCCATTCCTTCCGAGTCCTGTGAGGAGAAGGGCGTGGTGCATCGCATCGCCGAGGAGATGAAGGCTCTGGGTTATGACAAGGTCGAGTTCGACAAGCTGGGCAATGTCATCGGCTGGATGGGCGAGGGCGACAAGATCATCGCTCTGGACTCCCATGTGGACACCGTGGGCATCGGCAACCGGGACAACTGGGAGGCCGACCCCTATCAGGGCTACGAAACCGACGATATCATCTACGGCCGCGGCGGCTCCGATCAGGAGGGCGGCATGGCCTCCGCCACCTACGGCGCCAGGATCATGAAGGATCTGGGCCTCATCCCCGCCGGCTATAAGATCATGGTGGTGGGCTCCGTGCAGGAGGAGGACTGCGACGGTATGTGCTGGCAGTCCATCGTCAACGAGTACTTCAACGGTCCCGATGACGCCCGCAGCAAGGTGGAGTTCGTCATTTCCACCGAGCCCACCGACGGCGGCATCTACCGTGGCCACCGTGGCCGTATGGAGATCCGTGTGGATATGCACGGTGTGTCCTGCCACGGCTCCGCCCCGGAGCGTGGCGACAACGCCATCCACAAGATGGCCGAGGTCATCCAGAACGTCCGGGATCTCAACGAAAATCCCGCCGACGACTCCGTGGAGATCAAGGGTCTGGTGAAGATGCTGGATCCCAAGTACAATCCCGAACACTGGGAGGATGCCCGTTTCCTGGGCCGTGGCACCTGCACCACCAGCCAGATCTTCTACACCTCTCCCTCCCGCTGCGCCGTGGCCGACAGCTGCGCCATCTCCATCGACCGCCGCATGACCGCCGGCGAGACTTACCAGTCCTGCCTGAAGGAGATCGAGGATCTGCCCGCCTGCAAGAAGTACGCCAAGGACGTGAAGGTCTCCATGTATATGTATGACCGTCCCGCATGGACCGGCCACGTGTACAAAACCGAGTGCTTCTTCCCCACGTGGATCAACAAGGAGTCCGCTCCCCATGTTCAGGCGCTGGTGGATGCCTACCACAACCTGTGGGGTACCGAGCGCATCGGCGCCGATGAGAAGGCCATGTCCACCCGCACCGGCCGTCCTCTGACCGATAAGTGGACCTTCTCCACCAACGGCGTGTCCATTCAGGGCCGCTACGGCATCCCCTGCGTAGGCTTCGGCCCCGGTGCCGAGTCTCAGGCTCACGCCCCCAATGAGATCACCTGGAAGCAGGATCTGGTGACCTGCGCTGCTCTGTACGCCGCCGTTCCCGGCCTGTATAAGCCCGAGAACAAGGACGGCTCCGCCACCAGCTTCCGTCAGGAGCTCACCGGCAACGACATCAAGTAA